From one Paeniglutamicibacter psychrophenolicus genomic stretch:
- a CDS encoding dihydroorotase: MSTNTTYLIRGAKPLGSQGTDILIHEGTIAALGADAATHPAAASATVIEAAGRIALPGMVDLHTHLREPGREDAETVETGTRAAALGGFTAVHAMANSNPVADTAGVVEQVWSLGKRSGWVDVRPVGAVTVGLAGKQMSEIGAMADSRAQVRVFSDDGICVFDPLIMRRALEYVKAFDGVIAQHAQEPRLTEGAQMNEGEVSAVLGLAGWPAVAEESIIARDVLLAEHVGSRLHICHVSTAGSVEIIRWAKSRGVNVTAEVTPHHLLLTDELVSSYDPVYKVNPPLRTETDVMALRAGLADGTIDIIGTDHAPHPSEAKECEWAAAAMGMTGLETALSVVQHTMVETGLISWADFARITSTAPAAIGRVEDQGRELAVGEPANITLVDAEARWVVDPYAMATKGRNSPFKGLELPGKVTHVFFHGHPTVLDGKLATPRLSGAF, translated from the coding sequence ATGAGCACCAACACCACCTACCTGATCCGGGGCGCCAAGCCGCTGGGCAGCCAGGGAACCGACATCCTCATCCACGAGGGCACCATCGCCGCCCTGGGGGCCGACGCCGCAACGCACCCGGCCGCCGCGAGCGCCACCGTGATCGAGGCCGCCGGCCGGATCGCCCTGCCGGGCATGGTCGATTTGCACACCCACCTGCGCGAACCGGGCCGCGAGGACGCCGAGACCGTCGAGACCGGCACCCGCGCCGCCGCCCTGGGCGGCTTCACCGCCGTGCACGCCATGGCCAACTCCAACCCCGTGGCGGACACCGCCGGTGTCGTCGAGCAGGTCTGGTCCCTGGGCAAGCGCTCGGGCTGGGTCGACGTGCGCCCGGTGGGAGCGGTCACCGTCGGGCTTGCGGGCAAGCAGATGTCCGAGATCGGCGCGATGGCCGACTCCCGCGCACAGGTCCGGGTCTTCTCCGACGACGGCATCTGCGTCTTCGACCCGCTGATCATGCGCCGCGCCCTGGAATACGTGAAGGCCTTCGACGGCGTCATCGCCCAGCACGCCCAGGAACCCCGGCTCACCGAGGGTGCCCAGATGAACGAGGGCGAGGTCTCCGCGGTCCTCGGACTGGCCGGATGGCCGGCCGTCGCCGAGGAATCGATCATCGCCCGCGACGTGCTCCTGGCAGAACACGTCGGTTCCCGCCTGCACATCTGCCACGTCTCGACCGCCGGGAGTGTGGAGATCATCCGCTGGGCCAAGTCCCGCGGCGTGAACGTCACCGCCGAGGTCACCCCGCACCACCTGCTGCTGACCGACGAACTGGTCTCCAGCTACGACCCGGTCTACAAGGTCAACCCGCCGCTGCGCACCGAGACCGACGTCATGGCGCTGCGCGCCGGACTGGCCGACGGCACCATCGACATCATCGGCACCGACCACGCACCGCACCCCTCCGAGGCCAAGGAATGCGAATGGGCCGCGGCGGCCATGGGCATGACCGGGCTGGAAACCGCGCTCTCGGTCGTGCAGCACACCATGGTCGAGACCGGGCTGATCAGCTGGGCCGACTTCGCCCGCATCACCTCCACCGCCCCGGCGGCCATCGGCCGCGTCGAAGACCAGGGCCGCGAGCTGGCCGTGGGCGAACCGGCAAACATCACGCTGGTGGACGCCGAGGCCCGCTGGGTCGTTGACCCGTATGCGATGGCCACCAAGGGCCGGAACTCCCCGTTCAAGGGACTGGAACTGCCGGGCAAGGTCACCCACGTGTTCTTCCACGGGCACCCCACGGTGCTCGACGGCAAGCTGGCCACCCCGCGGCTCTCCGGGGCCTTCTAG
- a CDS encoding aspartate carbamoyltransferase catalytic subunit: MKHLLSTLDLSRDDAIRILDIAEEMAAVGTREVKKLPALRGRTVVNLFFEDSTRTRISFEAAAKRLSADVINFSAKGSSVSKGESLKDTAQTLQAIGADAVVIRHGASGAPARLAATDWIDAPVVNAGDGTHEHPTQALLDAFTLRTHWSALHGHTSLGSDLSGMKVAIVGDILHSRVARSNLWLLRTLGAEVTMVAPPTLLPHGSNVWPCTISYDLDATLAGGIDAVMMLRVQGERMHDSYFPNTREYSRLWGFDDARLAALDARDTGETIIMHPGPMNRGLEISSAAADSPRSTVLAQVANGVAVRMAVLYLLLSGDQQRPAPSDATRPAGL, encoded by the coding sequence ATGAAGCACCTGCTCTCCACCCTGGATTTGTCGCGCGACGATGCGATCCGCATCCTGGACATCGCCGAGGAAATGGCCGCCGTGGGCACCCGCGAGGTCAAGAAGCTCCCGGCGCTGCGCGGACGGACGGTGGTCAACCTCTTCTTCGAGGACTCCACCCGCACCCGCATCTCCTTCGAGGCCGCCGCCAAGCGCCTGAGCGCGGACGTCATCAACTTCTCCGCCAAGGGTTCATCGGTCTCCAAGGGCGAATCGCTCAAGGACACCGCCCAGACCCTGCAGGCCATCGGCGCCGACGCGGTGGTCATCCGGCACGGCGCCTCCGGGGCCCCGGCCCGCCTGGCAGCCACCGACTGGATCGACGCCCCGGTGGTCAACGCCGGGGACGGCACCCACGAACACCCCACCCAGGCGCTGCTGGACGCGTTCACGCTGCGCACCCACTGGTCCGCGCTGCACGGACACACCTCGCTGGGTTCGGACCTGTCCGGCATGAAGGTCGCCATCGTCGGGGACATCCTGCACTCGCGGGTCGCCCGCTCCAACCTCTGGCTGCTGCGCACCCTGGGCGCCGAGGTGACCATGGTCGCCCCGCCCACGCTGCTGCCGCACGGCTCCAACGTGTGGCCATGCACCATCAGCTACGACCTTGACGCGACGCTGGCCGGCGGCATCGACGCGGTGATGATGCTGCGCGTGCAGGGCGAACGCATGCACGACTCCTACTTCCCCAACACCCGCGAATACTCGCGACTCTGGGGCTTCGACGACGCACGGCTCGCGGCGCTGGACGCCCGCGACACCGGCGAAACCATCATCATGCACCCCGGTCCGATGAACCGCGGCCTGGAAATCTCCTCCGCGGCCGCCGACTCGCCCCGCTCCACCGTGCTGGCCCAGGTGGCCAACGGCGTGGCGGTGCGCATGGCCGTGCTGTATCTACTGCTATCGGGGGACCAGCAGCGTCCCGCACCCTCGGACGCCACCCGTCCGGCCGGCCTGTAA
- a CDS encoding PrsW family intramembrane metalloprotease: MRVTSHPPQSSPHSAPQDPWASAGSPAFPDSPGLPGSAPSPSGPPPGHRRRSGSTAVTLALVACTVVLLGVGFFLAGAFGSGTVLWLGALAMVPLALCLLGLRWVDRWDPEPRALLALGLFWGAGASVAGALLVGDVFMELFFDPAGRLDLDLFGAVVQAPIVEELAKGAGVLLIFWINRSHFDGPIDGIVYGGIVGAGFAFTENILYFASSYVDPGAKGELVSVFVLRGLFSPFVHVMFTAWTGFALGLCAARGKRGRWPLYLVLGLLPAMVGHFLWNGGVGIFFDNFLSFYFVLQVPLFAASIVAVVLLQRGERKLTEQRLDEYRASGWFTAAEVQMFATRAGRRNARRWAAGIGRSRQMKEFTATAMNLAAVRQRIAAGHPTGTDFARELALLHKSHLQRAQLLTLA, encoded by the coding sequence ATGCGCGTTACCTCACACCCCCCGCAATCGTCCCCGCACTCGGCCCCGCAGGACCCCTGGGCCTCCGCCGGCTCCCCCGCTTTCCCGGACTCGCCCGGCCTGCCCGGATCCGCTCCTTCGCCTTCCGGTCCCCCACCGGGGCACCGGCGCCGTTCGGGGTCCACGGCGGTGACCCTGGCCCTGGTGGCCTGCACCGTGGTGCTGCTGGGTGTGGGCTTCTTCCTGGCCGGGGCCTTCGGCTCCGGCACGGTGCTGTGGCTCGGCGCCCTGGCCATGGTGCCGCTGGCGCTGTGCCTGCTGGGACTGCGCTGGGTGGATCGCTGGGACCCGGAGCCGCGCGCCCTGCTGGCGCTGGGGCTGTTCTGGGGTGCCGGGGCCTCGGTGGCCGGGGCCCTGCTGGTGGGGGACGTGTTCATGGAGCTGTTCTTCGACCCCGCGGGCCGCCTGGACCTTGACCTCTTCGGCGCGGTGGTGCAGGCCCCCATCGTGGAGGAACTGGCCAAGGGCGCCGGGGTGCTGCTGATCTTCTGGATCAACCGCTCGCACTTCGACGGCCCCATCGACGGGATCGTGTACGGCGGCATCGTCGGTGCCGGGTTCGCGTTCACCGAGAACATCTTGTACTTCGCCTCCAGCTACGTCGACCCGGGGGCCAAAGGCGAGCTGGTTTCGGTCTTCGTGCTGCGCGGGCTCTTCTCCCCCTTCGTCCATGTGATGTTCACCGCATGGACGGGGTTTGCCCTGGGGCTGTGTGCCGCGCGCGGCAAGCGCGGGCGCTGGCCGCTGTACTTGGTGCTGGGCCTGCTGCCGGCGATGGTCGGCCACTTCCTGTGGAACGGAGGGGTCGGGATCTTCTTCGACAACTTCCTGAGCTTCTACTTCGTGCTGCAGGTGCCGTTGTTCGCCGCCTCGATCGTCGCGGTGGTGCTGCTGCAGCGCGGGGAGCGGAAGCTGACCGAGCAGCGCCTGGACGAGTACCGGGCCAGCGGCTGGTTCACCGCCGCGGAGGTTCAGATGTTTGCCACGCGTGCGGGCCGGCGCAATGCCCGGCGCTGGGCGGCGGGCATCGGACGCAGCCGGCAGATGAAGGAGTTCACCGCCACCGCGATGAACCTGGCCGCGGTGCGCCAGCGGATCGCGGCCGGACATCCCACGGGCACCGACTTCGCCCGGGAGCTGGCGTTGCTGCACAAGTCGCACCTGCAGCGCGCGCAGCTGCTCACCCTGGCCTGA
- a CDS encoding OFA family MFS transporter, which yields MNWLDRSRSMAPPGFNRWLIPPAALAVHLCIGQAYATSVYKSALIGHFGLSQTAIGIIFSIAIVMLGLSAAIMGTWVERSGPRKSMFVAASFWGAGFLVGAAGIFTSQLWLVYLGYGVIGGIGLGIGYISPVSTLMKWFPDRPGMATGMAIMGFGGGALIASPMSSALLKFFDGFNPATDGADWIASGNSVGKLFLTLGVLYFAVMMYGVLNIRVPAPGWTPRGWDPSTAKVSAMVTTKQVSAANAIKTRSFWLVWAVLFLNVTAGIGILEQASPMIQDFFRGADGNSAVNAAVAAGFVGMLSIGNMAGRFIWSSTSDVIGRKRIYMVYLGAGAVFYVVLAFFGGSSMLLFVAMAVVIISFYGGSFSTAPAYLKDLFGTFQVGAIHGRLLTAWSAAGIAGPLIVNGLLDAQGKPGTMNAHNYLPVLLTMVGLLAIGFVASTLIRPVDAKYHEPEEELASARKGS from the coding sequence TTGAATTGGCTCGACCGCTCCCGCTCCATGGCCCCTCCGGGCTTCAACCGCTGGCTGATCCCGCCCGCCGCACTGGCCGTGCACCTGTGCATCGGCCAGGCCTACGCCACCAGCGTGTACAAGTCCGCACTCATCGGCCACTTTGGCCTCTCGCAGACCGCCATCGGGATCATCTTCTCCATCGCAATCGTGATGCTCGGCCTCTCCGCGGCCATCATGGGCACCTGGGTCGAACGCAGCGGGCCGCGCAAGTCGATGTTCGTCGCCGCCTCCTTCTGGGGTGCCGGCTTCCTGGTCGGTGCCGCCGGCATCTTCACCTCACAGCTCTGGCTGGTCTACCTGGGCTACGGCGTCATCGGCGGCATCGGGCTGGGCATCGGCTACATCTCACCGGTCTCCACCCTCATGAAGTGGTTCCCCGACCGCCCGGGCATGGCCACCGGCATGGCGATCATGGGTTTCGGGGGAGGGGCGCTGATCGCCTCCCCGATGTCCAGCGCCCTGCTGAAGTTCTTTGACGGGTTCAACCCCGCAACCGACGGCGCCGACTGGATCGCCTCGGGCAACTCGGTCGGCAAGCTGTTCCTGACCCTGGGCGTGCTCTACTTCGCGGTGATGATGTACGGGGTGCTGAACATCCGCGTTCCAGCCCCCGGCTGGACGCCGCGCGGCTGGGACCCCTCCACGGCCAAGGTCTCCGCGATGGTCACCACCAAGCAGGTCTCGGCGGCCAACGCGATCAAGACCCGCAGTTTCTGGCTGGTGTGGGCCGTCCTGTTCCTCAACGTCACCGCCGGTATCGGCATCCTGGAACAGGCATCCCCGATGATCCAGGACTTCTTCCGCGGCGCCGACGGGAACTCCGCGGTCAACGCCGCGGTGGCCGCCGGATTCGTGGGCATGCTCTCGATCGGCAACATGGCCGGGCGCTTCATCTGGTCAAGCACCTCGGATGTGATCGGGCGCAAGCGCATCTACATGGTCTACCTCGGTGCCGGCGCGGTCTTCTACGTGGTGCTGGCCTTCTTCGGCGGCAGCTCGATGCTGCTCTTCGTGGCCATGGCAGTGGTCATCATCAGCTTCTACGGCGGCTCCTTCTCCACCGCCCCGGCCTACCTCAAGGACCTCTTCGGCACCTTCCAGGTCGGGGCGATCCACGGCCGCCTGCTCACCGCGTGGTCCGCCGCCGGCATCGCCGGGCCGTTGATCGTCAACGGGCTGCTGGACGCCCAGGGCAAGCCCGGGACGATGAACGCGCACAACTACCTTCCGGTGCTGCTGACCATGGTGGGGTTGCTGGCCATCGGCTTCGTCGCCAGCACGCTCATCCGCCCGGTCGACGCGAAGTACCACGAGCCGGAGGAAGAACTCGCTTCCGCCAGGAAAGGATCCTAG
- the efp gene encoding elongation factor P: protein MASTTDIKNGQVLKIEGQLWSIIDFQHVKPGKGGAFVRTKMRNVLTGRVLEKTYNAGAKIETATVDRRDYQYLYQDGEDFVFMDLSDYDQITVAGVTVGETAGYMLENQNVTIAMHEGSALYVELPPSVVLEITYTEPGLQGDRSSAGTKPATLETGKEIQVPLFVEQNTKVKVDTRTGDYLGRVS, encoded by the coding sequence GTGGCATCAACCACCGACATCAAGAACGGACAGGTCCTCAAGATCGAGGGCCAGCTCTGGAGCATCATCGATTTCCAGCACGTCAAGCCGGGCAAGGGCGGCGCATTCGTGCGCACCAAGATGCGCAACGTGCTTACCGGCCGCGTGCTGGAAAAGACCTACAACGCCGGCGCCAAGATCGAGACCGCAACCGTTGACCGCCGCGACTACCAGTACCTGTACCAGGACGGCGAAGACTTCGTGTTCATGGACCTGAGCGACTACGACCAGATCACCGTCGCCGGTGTGACCGTGGGTGAGACCGCCGGCTACATGCTGGAGAACCAGAACGTCACCATCGCGATGCACGAGGGTTCCGCGCTGTACGTCGAGCTGCCCCCGTCGGTCGTCCTGGAAATCACCTACACCGAGCCGGGCCTGCAGGGCGACCGCTCCTCGGCAGGCACCAAGCCGGCCACGCTGGAGACCGGCAAGGAGATCCAGGTGCCGCTGTTCGTCGAACAGAACACCAAGGTCAAGGTCGACACCCGCACCGGCGATTACCTCGGGCGTGTCTCCTAG
- the nusB gene encoding transcription antitermination factor NusB, translating into MSARAKARRRALDILFEAEQRDVSPLAAMRLRREATDITINEYTVTLIEGVMGELDRIDEILSSYSKGWTLERMPTVDRTALRIGAWELLFNDDVPDGVAVAEAVSLVRELSTDESPEFVNGLLGRIQQMKPTLLA; encoded by the coding sequence GTGAGCGCACGCGCCAAGGCCCGCCGCCGGGCACTTGACATCCTTTTTGAAGCCGAACAACGCGATGTCTCGCCGCTGGCGGCCATGCGTTTGCGCCGTGAAGCCACGGACATCACCATCAACGAGTACACCGTGACCCTCATCGAGGGCGTCATGGGCGAGCTGGATAGGATCGATGAGATCCTCTCCTCCTACTCCAAGGGCTGGACCCTGGAGCGCATGCCCACGGTGGACCGCACCGCGCTGCGCATCGGCGCCTGGGAGCTGTTGTTCAACGACGACGTTCCCGACGGCGTTGCCGTGGCCGAAGCAGTCTCGCTGGTCCGCGAGCTGTCCACCGACGAGTCCCCGGAATTCGTCAACGGACTGCTCGGACGCATCCAGCAGATGAAGCCGACGCTGCTGGCCTAG
- a CDS encoding MFS transporter small subunit: MPSQPHDTVNPAGPADVPVNPATGRLVFGWLLVGIPLGYGVVTTLSRVGQLFQ; the protein is encoded by the coding sequence ATGCCATCGCAACCACATGACACCGTCAATCCCGCAGGGCCCGCCGACGTCCCGGTGAACCCCGCCACCGGGCGGCTGGTTTTCGGCTGGCTGTTGGTCGGGATCCCGCTGGGGTACGGGGTCGTCACCACCCTGTCGCGGGTCGGCCAGCTCTTCCAGTAG
- the pyrR gene encoding bifunctional pyr operon transcriptional regulator/uracil phosphoribosyltransferase PyrR: MSNEPTRDRALAPVSARIVLSSEDIDRVLTRIAHEIIEANKGVEDLVLLGIPSRGFPLAQRLAQRIAATTPGLDPASITGQLDVTMYRDDLRRSTTRTPVPTRLPASGIDDKVVVLVDDVLYSGRTIRAALDAIADLGRPRIVRLAVLVDRGHRELPIRADHVGKNLPTATTEKVRVHLSEVDGANNNEVVIEAHA, encoded by the coding sequence ATGAGCAACGAGCCCACCCGGGACCGTGCCCTTGCGCCCGTCAGTGCCCGGATAGTCCTCTCCAGCGAGGACATCGACCGCGTTCTCACCCGCATCGCCCACGAGATCATCGAGGCCAACAAGGGTGTGGAGGACCTGGTGCTGTTGGGCATCCCGTCCCGCGGCTTCCCGCTGGCCCAACGTCTCGCGCAGCGCATCGCCGCCACCACCCCGGGCCTGGATCCGGCCTCCATCACCGGACAGCTCGACGTCACGATGTACCGCGACGACCTGCGCCGCTCCACCACCCGCACCCCCGTGCCCACCCGTCTTCCGGCCTCCGGCATCGACGACAAGGTCGTGGTGCTGGTGGACGACGTGCTCTACTCCGGGCGCACCATCCGCGCCGCCCTCGACGCCATCGCCGACCTGGGCCGCCCCCGCATCGTCCGCCTCGCTGTCCTGGTGGACCGCGGCCACCGCGAACTTCCCATCCGCGCCGACCACGTCGGCAAGAACCTGCCCACCGCCACCACCGAAAAGGTGCGCGTGCACCTCTCCGAGGTCGACGGGGCCAACAACAACGAGGTCGTCATCGAGGCCCACGCATGA